The Salinivibrio kushneri DNA segment CTTCTGTCCATGACGCGTCCAGTGCCAGTGTCAAAGAGGCGTGGGAAAAACTGCCTGCCAGTGCGCAAAACATTCTCGACAACTATGATCAATTTCATGCACTCGTCGCCATAAGCCAAAGCTATGCTGGTATCGATGCACTGAGCGAGCTGGAAAAAGTGGATTTAAGTGATATGTCTGACGAAGAGCGTGATAACTACAAAGCGCAAATTCTTGATAATGTGCTCAGCTCTTGTGTTAAAGATTTATCGAAGCAACTGAAACAAGCACGCTTAAAGCCAGGATTAAAACGCGAGTTTCAAGCCATTTTCCAAAAATAAATAGGGCCAGTGACACGCACTGACCGCTATGATTCGCCCCCACGCGTTGGGGGCTTTTTTGTAGATTAAGCGGATTCACTGAGTGGCGTGGCCTTTTCGCGGCGTGCTCGCACAGAGGCGGCCAACTGATGGAGGACGCGCTCGGTATCTTCCCAACCAATGCACCCGTCCGTAATGCTTTGGCCATAGGTTAGTGACTGACCGTCAGTTAAGTCTTGGCGACCTTCGACGAGATGACTCTCAATCATCACTCCAAAGATCGCTTTGTTACCGGCTGCAATTTGCCCCGCCACATCTTCGCTGACTTCTTTCTGCTTTTGATATTGTTTGCTGCTATTGGCATGGCTCAAATCAATCATCAATTTTTGTCGTAATCCAGCATCGGCCAACGCGCCACAGATCTGATCGACATCACCCGCGTAATAATTAGGTGTTTTGCCCCCACGTAAGATCAGATGACAATCCTCATTACCTCCAGTCGCGACGATCGCAGAGTGCCCATACTTGGTCACCGATAAAAACTGGTGCGGTGAACTCGCTGAGCGAATCGCATCCGTAGCAATCTTGATATTCCCATCTGTGCCATTTTTAAACCCAACAGGACAAGATAGCCCAGAAGCGAGTTCGCGATGCACCTGAGACTCTGTCGTGCGCGCCCCAATCGCGCCCCAACTAATTAAATCTGCCATATACTGTGGCGTGATCATGTCGAGAAATTCACCCGCTGCTGGCAAACCAGAATCTGCAATGTCTAACAGTAAGTGGCGTCCTAATCGCAGGCCATCATTGATTTTAAAACTGTTATCTAAATACGGGTCATTAATCAGGCCTTTCCAACCCACTGTTGTGCGCGGCTTTTCAAAATAAACCCGCATCACCACTTCCAGGTCGGCACTCAATGTCTCACGCAGCTGCTTAAGTTTTTTGGCATAATCACGTGCCGCATTAGGATCGTGAATAGAACAAGGCCCCACAACGACAACCAAACGATCGTCTTGGTCGTTTAGGATCTGATGGATCGCCTGACGCGCCGCAAAGACAGTCTGTTCCGCCGCGTCAGTTGCGGGAAACTTTTCCAATACAGCAATAGGCGGAAGAAGTTCTTTTATTTGCTCAATTCTTACGTCATCCGTTGGGTGTACACTCATGGGCTAATCCTGTGTTTGCATGTCGCGGGTTCACGTAGCTGATTACCACGTTTTCTTTGTTGAACTCTTACGCTAACCTGCCATATTCTTTTGTGCAAATATTTTTTTACGCAAAACACAAAAATCAAATCAACAAAAATATTGACACATTCAGACCCGTGGATTAAGCGAACAACAATGTGCGCCGTAACTTAAATATGGGTGCAAGATCGGCGAAGTGATTGCACTGGTTGCGTTGAAGCTATTACACTGATGTTAAATGCAAATGGAGTAAATGCTGTGATCACACGCCTCAGTCAAGCGGCACTATTGGCCATAACCCTGACCGTACCCGCTGTCCATGCGACCAATTTTGATTACAACCATATTCAGGTCAACGTCCTTGCAAACCCGAGTGGGATTGGCGGGCTAGGACGCTTTGCATTTACCGAAGGCGCACACTTTGTCGCCAAAGGGGATACGCAGTTTGAAGGAGACTGGTACACCTCAGGCGGTGTGGGGTTTCATGCCCCAATTAACCAGTTTGTCGATGTGTATGGCGAGTTGGAAGGCGCTTGGTTTCGGCGACCAGACGACGACAAGCATGATACCGGTGATTTTGCTACTGTGATTGGTGCCGGATTACGTGGCTGGGTAGCCCCACCGATTGAAGCCAATCTCTATGTCGGTTCTATCATCTTTGATCAGGACGACACCACCAGCTTGGTGGAAATTGGCGGGCGCTTTCACTCCACTGAAACCTTGTCGCTCGGCGCAACGTGGCGTGCCAATGGCTTGGAACAAAATCGCTTGATTTTTTCTGTCAGATACCTGTATTAATAGCAAACGGTAACCATCTCACTCCCTTGTGTTGCCGTCCAGTGTGACCTCTCTCACTGGTTATATTGTCAAACTAAACTAAGTTTAAGGTATGGACGTAACCGCTATCAAAAGGCGGGCGTCTTAGTGCGTGGTGCAACTCCCACAGCGATGCTTGTTGTGATTGTGCGTGGGAACTGTCGGAGGGTATAACGATGGTGATGACTCAACGTATTGATGAATTTGAAAGAAAGATCCAAGAGGCCTATCAAGAAGGCAACATTGAGACTGCTCATCGCTTGGAAGAGCAAGTAACGATGTTACGGCGACGTCAACTCAAGCCTGCTGCTGATTTCCAAGCCGCCAGCCAAGTAGAAGATTTTCATGAAGTGTCAGACGGTGACTATTACGACAGCTGACCCCGGGCATCGGAACACATAAACATAAAAAAGCCTTCTCCACGGAGAAGGCTTTTCGTTTTTGCTGACTAAAACGAGTGTATAAAAGGGCTCAATCAGCAGATTATTGTGCAGCACGTTCACGGCGAACAATCCACGCCGCAGCAGTGATAAAAGCAACGACCAGTGCAGTTTCCACAGCAATTTTCCCAGTTTAAAAATGATAGACAGAGCAATACGTGTTTTCAGCGACTCAAACTGTTCAAAGGATAAGCGCTTTCCAACAGATGGGCGTAGTCTACGGATAACTCACTGTAAAATCAGCCATAGAATCGATCTCACGCAAAGAAAAGTGAGTTTTTTGCTCAACTCGACAGTTGAACGCATAAAATTTCATCACTAAACATTTTGCGGTGCGACAATGCGCAGCTTTCACTACCGCTGACGATTGCGACTAACAATTAAAGAGAAAACAATCGCCGGATAGCGAGGGAACAGATACCGCTGCGCTTATGGCGCAGCGAGCAGGTTAACGATTAACACTAAGTGACAAACGCGTTGTCACCACTGCGAGGTTAGGATTCTGGCTTAGGTTTCTTTTTGACTAAAGGCGCATCACCAGCAGGTACATTGGTGTAAAAGCTTCTATCACGTTTTTTAGGTGCTTTTTTCTGTACTTTGGCCGGCTTTTTTTTATGTTTAACTGAATCCGACGGCTTTGATTTTTTCGCCTTTTGCTCTTTAAAGCCTTTGAACTTTCCTTCAAAGCCTTCAATCTTGGTGAAATCGAGTTTTTGCTGCAAAAAGCCTTCGATATTTTTAAAACTACGCCAATCTTTAGGTCCAACCAATGAGTAGGCCAACCCTTGCTGTCCAGCACGACCGGTACGCCCTACACGATGGATGTATTCTTCCGCATGCTTTGGCATGTCAAAATTAATCACCAAAGACACATTCATTAAATCCAGACCACGCGATGCCACGTCCGTGGTCACCAATACCTCATGAAATCCACGCTCAAACTCGTTCATGATTCGGCTGCGTGTGGCCTGATTCAATTCGCCACTGAGTGCAATCGCTTGGTAGCCTGCTTGAGAAAAACGCTCCGCCAAACGCTCAGTATCAGCGCGTGTCGCAGTAAAAATCATGACTTGCTTATGCGCATTGGCTTTGACCAGTTGCTCAAGCAGCGCGTGTTTATGGTCGAGGTGATCACTCAGCACAAAGTGCTGTTCGATATCGCTATGTAACGCTTCAATTTCTCCTACGGCTACACGTTTAGGCGACTTGAGCATCCCGGCTGCGATATCAGTCACTTGCTGATGATCCAAGGTGGCAGAAAACATCAATGTCTGTCTTAAACGGTGATCAGCATGTTGGTTAACCGTGTCGAGCTGTGCTTTAAAGCCTAGGTCAAGCATGCGATCCGCTTCATCCAAAATCAGCATTTCCAGCCCCGACAAAGACAGATGGCGTTGTTCAAGGTGATCAGCTAATCGACCTGGTGTCGCGACCACAAAGGTTGGCGATTGACGAAACACTTTCGCTTGCTCGTTAAAATTCTCGCCACCGAGTACCAAAGCCGGTTTGTGGTTAGTGCCGCTAGTCAGCATACGCAGCTGACCATACACTTGTTTTGCTAGCTCACGGGTCGGCGCCAAGATCAAAACACGCGGATCGCGACGACTGAGGGGTTTAGAACGCAACACACGCTGCATAGCTGGCAACAAAAACGCCAGAGTTTTCCCCGACCCTGTTTTTGAAGAGGCCAATAGGTCTTTGCCTGCCATTACAACGGGAATGGCTTGACGTTGAATGTCTGTTGGCTGTTCAAATCCACGGTGGGCAATAAGCGACAGTAAGCGTCTATCGAGTCCCAGATCGTCAAATTGCAAGGTATCACTCCAAAGGTAAATCAAAAGCAAAAGGCGTACACACGCCAATTAAGGCGGCGAATGCTATCATACTTTAGCAAAAAACACTGCACCAAAAATACTGATGGCACCACGAACAAAGGATCATACGAACATGAATGACACGATACGCTACCAGTGGCAAAAGCTCAGCTTGGTGGAGGCGCATACATACACACCTGATGGCCAGTACCACGCACATCACGTTGTGCGCCACCCCGGGGCCGTCGTGGTATTACCCCTGTCAGACGCTGGCAATATACTACTGCTCAAGCAATTTCGTCCGGCTATCAATCAATGGATTATCGAAGCGCCAGCAGGGACACTGGAAGCGAAGGAGCCACCACGAGACGCCGCCAAAAGAGAGTTAGAAGAAGAGACCGGTTATGTGGCAACTCGCTGGCATCCACTCGGCATCGCGCACCCTGTGCCCGGGTTTTGCGATGAAGTGCAGTATTTTTACATTGCCCAAGCGCTCACATCCACCGAGACGCAACTCGATGACGATGAGTTTATCGAGCCTTATTGGGTGAGCCCTCCCCAGTTACAGGCACTCATTGCCAATGGACAAATCACAGACACCAAAACCTGCGCCATTATTCTTCGTGCCTTATGCAATGGATTAATCCCAACAATGGATGTCGAATGCCTGAAAAAATAAAGCACTAGGCCACAACTTTGTTAACAAGATGTTGACGACAAATTGAGCATCGATGTAGCGTAACAGGTATGACCAGATAACAAGGAGTGTCTATGTTCTCGTCTCCGTTAGCACGCGCTAATCAACATTTGTCGTTATTCGGCTTCTTAAAAGTGCCGATGATTGGCTGGTGTCGTCCTAAGATCCTCTCCATCGACGATAAGCATGTCACAATGCGAATCCCACTGGGGCGGCGTACCAAAAACCACCTCAACAGCATGTATTTCGGCGCGTTGGCGGTTGGCGCTGATGTCGCAGGTGGCTTTCTTGCCATGGCGATGGCTGAGCAACGCGGGGTTAAAATTAGCTTGGCGTTTAAATCCGTCAACGCTGATTTTCATAAACGACCCGAGGATGATGTGGTGTTTACTTGTTTCGATGGCAACAAGATTAACCAGATGATCAGTGAATCAATCGAAACAGGTCATCGTGTTAATCAGCCTGTCACCATTGTCGCCACTTGCCCGAGCTTACACGGGGATGAGCCTATGGCGACCTTTGAATTGACGCTATCGGTCAAAAAAATCGACGACTAATCCACCATCAACGCGCTTATCAGTTCATTGTTTGTCACGTCTTCAGCCAGTCTATCTCCACAATAGACTGGCCCTACTTACCCATATTACCCATAAAGTATAATCAATCAGTTACATAACCCCCAATACCATTGTGATTTTGGTTCTGAATTCACCATTACATTATTGACTTTACGCAACGCCGATAAAATCGCGAGGTTGCGATGAAATTCACCGAGTTATCAACTGTTTTTGTGGATGAAATTCAAGTTATACACAGGCGCTTTTATCTTAAGATTGAAACACAAAAAAAGCACCGTCAACACGGTGCTTAAGGTGGGGTTATTCAGGGTGATAGCGAATTTGATAGAAGATCCGATATAGCACGGGTACCACTATCAATGTCAGCACGGTGGCAAATCCGAGCCCAAACATGATCGTCACCGCCATCGGCCGGAAGAAAACATCCGGCAACAAAGGGAGCATCCCTAAAATAGTGGTAATGGCTGTCATGCACACCGGGCGTACCCGGCTTACCGCCGCATCGACGACCGCTTGATAGCGTTGCTTACCACTGGCCACTTCGATGTTGATCTGATCGATCAACACAATGCCGTTTTTAAGCAGCATTCCACTCAAACTTAAAAAGCCCAAAAGCGCCATAAAACCAAACGGCGTATCTAACAACAGCAGCCCTGTGGTGACCCCAACCACCGCTAAGGGAACCGTGAGCCAAATGATCAATGACTCTTTCACCGAGTTAAACAGCAATATGGTGACCAGGAACATAAACAAATAACCAAGCGGCATAATGCTAAATAAGCCTTCTTTTGCCTCTTGGGAAGATTCATGCTCCCCCCCCCACTCGATACTGTAACCTTCAGGCAGAGGAATCGACTCAATATCAGCGCGCACGCGGCTTAGCAAGGTCGCCGCGGTGGTTTCCCGTAACGGATCGGGATCAGCTAACACGGTGAGCATTCTTTTGCGGTTTTTACGCATGATAATCGGATCTTCCCAACGCATGTCGTAATCGAGAATAACTTGCTGTAAAGGAATGTAGTCTTTCAATACCGGGCTCCATATTTTCATGCCTTCTAAGGTATTGATATTCACACGCTCCTCATCGGGCAATCGCGCAACGATCGGCATAAGGTTGGTCCCATCCCGGTATACACCAATCCGTTTGCCACTGAATGTCATTGTCAGTAACTCGTCGACATCTTTTTTGGTGATGCCATAGCGCCGTGCCTGACTTTCATTAAACGCAGGCTCAAGAACTTTGGTGCGATTACGCCAATCATGGCGGATATTCACCGCATCAGGATCCTGATGCAATCGTGCTTCTACTTGTTTAGCAATTGCGCGTAACTTAGTGGGATCTGAACCAAAAATACGCGCTTCAATTTTCGAGCCAGTCGCAGGCCCCAAGGAAATAGGCTTCAGTTTAAGCTGCGCATCTGGATACTGGCTACGAACATGCTCACGCACCATGCCCATAGTGGGTTTAACATGTTCGTATTGGTCAACGCGGACGATCAGCTCGCCATAGGCGGCATATGTTTTCTCCGGTGAATAGGTCAACATAAAACGTTGCGAGCCTTGTCCGGCACTGGTAGAGACATAGTTGACGCCTTGTTGTTTACTCAGCCAGCTCGACACCTCATCCAAGGTGCCTTGTGTTGCACGAATATCAGTGCCCTCTGGCAGCCAAATGTCGACCATAAACATGGGCGTGGTAGAGTCTGGGAAAAACGACTGCTTGAGGTGGCCAAAGCCATAAATACTGGCTCCCAATGCCACTACCATTACCAACAAGGTGATATAGGCGTGATGCATGCAGGCGGTAAGAAAACGTTTATACACCACAAACAGAATCCCGTTGTAGGGATCACTGCCCTCATCCCCTTCGTCGAGCGGAGTTTCTTTGAAAAACACGCTGGCAAAGAAAGGCGTTAATGTGATGGCGGTAAACCAACTTAACAGTAAGGAGATTAATAACACCGTAAATAAGGTGCCACAGTATTCGCCCGTTGCGTCTTCGGACAAGCCAATCGGGGCAAACGCCGTTACCGCGATCACCGTCGCCCCCAGCAAAGGCCACTTGGTTTGCGTCACAATATCGTGAGCCGCCTGTAGACGGGTTCGCCCTCGCTTTAAGCCGACGAGTATCCCTTCGACCACCACGATGGCATTATCCACCAACATCCCTAAGGCAATGACTAACGCCCCGAGAGACACACGTTGCAGGTTAATCTCAAAGTAGTACATGAATACAAACGTACCCAGTACCGTCAGCAATAACACCAAACCAATTAATAGTCCTGAGCGCAGGCCCATAAAAAAGAGCAGTACGATAATCACAATCGCTACCGCTTGGCCTAAACTAGAGACAAATCCGCTGACTGAGGTATCGACCTCATTGGGCTGGTTGTAGACATGATGGACATTGATGCCCACAGGCTGATCACTGTTTAACGCCGCGAGACGCTTATCCACCTTGTCGCCGACTTCTACCACGTTCACACCATCAGCGAACGATATCCCTACTTGTAGCGCTTGTTTACCGTTATACGAAATAATTTGTCGCGGTACTTCTTGATATCCACGCTTTACCTCGGCAACGTCGCGCAAATAAATTAGCCCTTGTGACCCTGCTTCAGTCAGAATTAAGTTACCCAGCTCATCCACGGAGGAAAACTCACCAGTTGGGTGAATGCGAATATATTCATCACCCACACGCAAGGCCCCGGCGTTGCTCACGAGGTTTTGTGTCGCCAACAAATTAAACAAGGTATCCGGTGCGATCCCTAGGCTACTTAACCGCTGAATCGAGACCTCAATGAAGACTTGCTCTTGCTGCGTACCGCTGACTTGCACCTTGCCTACGCCATCAACAAGCTCAAGCTCGCGGCGTAAAAAGTCGACGTAGTCTTTCAGTTCGCTGTAGCCGTACCCTTCGCCAGTGACGGCTAACATGATCCCAAACACATCGCCAAAATCATCTTTCACCTGTGGCGGATTGACACCAGGAGGAAGCGCGCCACGAGCATCATGGACTTTTCGTCGCAACTCATCCCAAATCTGAGGCAAATCATCAGAGCGGTATTTGGGTTTCATTTTGACCGTGATCTGGGACAGGCCGCGACTGGAGATCGAACGTACTTCATCCACATAGGTCAGCTGCTGAACCGCTTTCTCCAGCGGATAAGTGACTTCTTCCTCCACTTGCTGGGGAGTGGCACCTGGATAACTGGTCACCACCATCGCATCTTTGATTGTGAAAGCCGGGTCTTCCAACCGCCCTAAGCCCAAAAATGCAAGGGTGCCGCCAATCAGGAAAATCAGCGTGATCATCCAGCTAATCACTTTATTTTGAATAAAATATCCGGCTACACCCTGCTTCATGATGCGTTTTCCTCTTTCGATGCCAGCGTCACTTTTTGCCCCTCAGATAGGTGATTGGTTCCTCCCACCACGATACGATCCCCTTTAGACACACCATGGGTGATTTCTAGCCGCTGGCCATGAATACGCCCCATCGTTACCCGCCGTTTCGCCACGGTTTGCGTGCGACTGTCATAAATCCATACATAGCTATGGGCTCTATCCAGTGGATCGCCGTCTTGATTAAACACCGCTTCGATTGGCACAGAGAGCCCGGTGCGTGTCAGTTGTAGTCCTTCCCGAGCGATACTGACCTGTACGGGCATACCATCTAAAATAAACTGCTGCTGCGGCATTGGCATGGTGAGCGTCACCACAAAAGCACCACTGCTCGGATCCGGCTCTGCCGTGTATTCATCGATGGTGGCGGGGTAAGACTGCCCTTGCTGAGTTAAGACGTTCGGTTTGAGTCGCGCTTGCACTTCTTCTGCGCTCGCGCCCGTGTTTTGGGTGAATAACACATCCGGCACTTGTACACGAATATCAGCACGTGAAGCATCATGAATGTTCATGATCCCTTGTCCTGGCGCGATGGTTTCAAATGGCTCAACATTCAGCTTAGATATCACCCCGTCAGCTGGCGCTCTGAGCGCAACATAAGACAAACGAAGATTGGCCAGTGCCAGCTCCGCTTGCGCAATTTCACGCTGCGCTTTTAATTCATCAAATTGTGATTGGGCAAGCATACCTTTCTCTACCAGGGGGGCTGAGCGGCGATACTGCGCATCGGCCACGTCAAAACGTGCACTGGCATTCTCTACCGCTAAGCGGTAATCGGTCGGCTCCAAACGTGCCAATACCTGTCCCTGCGTCACGCGATCACCCGCTTTGACATTGATCGCTTGAATTTCCCCCGGTACGCGAAACGCGAGCGTGGCTTTATCAGCTGCTGCCGCCACCGCGGGGAAAGAGATGCGTTCATTTAATGGTTGTTGGCTCACGGTAAACGTGGACACTACCGGCAAAGGAGCAGGTTGAGACTCGGTCTCCGGTTGGCACCCAAACAGCGCCCCCACCGCAAGGACACCAATCAGTCCATGTATTGCTCTCATAATCCTCTCTCCTTCACCCATGCTTTCACACGGTCACCCTCTTTCAGCGCACTGACGCCAGTTGCCACAATCACCTCACCATTTTCTAGGCCCGAAATGACTTTTCCTTCACGCAAGGTGACTGGGGTTAGCTTAACTTCACCGTTATCACCAACGCGCCATACGGCCGTTCCCTCATTCGTCTCGAGCACGGCAGACTGAGGCACTTGCGTTTGCGACTTAGTAGGAATGGTGGCATGCACTTTTGCTGCCATTCCCGGCAAAACATTGATGGCGTCAGGTCGATTTAAACTCACAGTGACATGGTAAGACGCCGTTTTAGGATCCGCCTCTGTATCAATTTCCTTAAACTGCGCGGGAAACTGGCGTGATGGGTGGGTGTCAAATGATACGCTTGGGACCAAATTATCCGCATGCTGTGCAAAGTAATGGAAATAGCGTTCTGGCAATTGAAAGCTGACATTAATGATGTCTTTGGATTGAATGTGTAGCACTGGCGCTTGTGCTTGTGCGAATTCATTCTCCTCTTTCATTCGGAGTGAGACCGTCCCCGCATACGGCGCTTTTAGTTGCGTATAATTCAGATTTGTCTGCGCTTGCTCTAGACCAGCCGCCGCTTCACTGAGTGCCGAGCGGGCTTCATCGAACCTTTGCTCGGCGATCACTTTATTATTGTGCAGGCGTTCGGCACGGTTAAACTGTACCTGAGCAAGCTGATATTGCGCACGCGCCTTATCCAATTGCAGCTGATATTGCTGGCTGTCTAACGCCGCCAGGACTTGCCCTTTCGCAACATCCATACCTGCTTTTATCGGCATTGACTCAATCACGCCTGATACACGAAATGAGAGCAAGGCTTTATCATCCGCTTCAACTTGGGCAGGAAATTGGCGGGCGAGTCCATCTTCATTCGTCACTACCGCCAGTAATTTTGCTGGCCGAGGCGGTGTTTCAGACGGTGCTGACACCTTCGGCTCACCACAGCCAGCTAGGGAGAGAGCGAGGCAACCGCTCAATACAAAACGCATTATCATCAGTTTTTCCTTACAATAAAACCCAGGGTCCGACAGCGTTTGTCGGGCCCTAGGTCTTTGATGGGTCATTGTTTTTATCTTATCCCGCGCTAACGGCTATGCTAACCAGTGCCGGATAATGTATCAAGATGTTTCAGAGAGGTGCTCTGCCTGTTGAATCACCTGTGTTGTCTGATCCTCTATCCGCTGAAGGTAGGGATGTAGCGCCTCCAACTCATCATGCGGTGACTTTTCTAACTCAAGACATGTTTGTGATAGTGCTTTGGCGCCGATCATGGCGGCCGCTCCTTTCATTTTGTGGCCAAGTTTTTTAATTTTTTCGATATCTTGTTCTGCAAACGCGG contains these protein-coding regions:
- a CDS encoding DUF3069 domain-containing protein, which gives rise to MPDANQPTVSFDSFSPELQCVIRYEQAPEAMYAMIASVHDASSASVKEAWEKLPASAQNILDNYDQFHALVAISQSYAGIDALSELEKVDLSDMSDEERDNYKAQILDNVLSSCVKDLSKQLKQARLKPGLKREFQAIFQK
- the aroG gene encoding 3-deoxy-7-phosphoheptulonate synthase AroG, with amino-acid sequence MSVHPTDDVRIEQIKELLPPIAVLEKFPATDAAEQTVFAARQAIHQILNDQDDRLVVVVGPCSIHDPNAARDYAKKLKQLRETLSADLEVVMRVYFEKPRTTVGWKGLINDPYLDNSFKINDGLRLGRHLLLDIADSGLPAAGEFLDMITPQYMADLISWGAIGARTTESQVHRELASGLSCPVGFKNGTDGNIKIATDAIRSASSPHQFLSVTKYGHSAIVATGGNEDCHLILRGGKTPNYYAGDVDQICGALADAGLRQKLMIDLSHANSSKQYQKQKEVSEDVAGQIAAGNKAIFGVMIESHLVEGRQDLTDGQSLTYGQSITDGCIGWEDTERVLHQLAASVRARREKATPLSESA
- a CDS encoding DEAD/DEAH box helicase; amino-acid sequence: MQFDDLGLDRRLLSLIAHRGFEQPTDIQRQAIPVVMAGKDLLASSKTGSGKTLAFLLPAMQRVLRSKPLSRRDPRVLILAPTRELAKQVYGQLRMLTSGTNHKPALVLGGENFNEQAKVFRQSPTFVVATPGRLADHLEQRHLSLSGLEMLILDEADRMLDLGFKAQLDTVNQHADHRLRQTLMFSATLDHQQVTDIAAGMLKSPKRVAVGEIEALHSDIEQHFVLSDHLDHKHALLEQLVKANAHKQVMIFTATRADTERLAERFSQAGYQAIALSGELNQATRSRIMNEFERGFHEVLVTTDVASRGLDLMNVSLVINFDMPKHAEEYIHRVGRTGRAGQQGLAYSLVGPKDWRSFKNIEGFLQQKLDFTKIEGFEGKFKGFKEQKAKKSKPSDSVKHKKKPAKVQKKAPKKRDRSFYTNVPAGDAPLVKKKPKPES
- a CDS encoding NUDIX hydrolase, whose protein sequence is MNDTIRYQWQKLSLVEAHTYTPDGQYHAHHVVRHPGAVVVLPLSDAGNILLLKQFRPAINQWIIEAPAGTLEAKEPPRDAAKRELEEETGYVATRWHPLGIAHPVPGFCDEVQYFYIAQALTSTETQLDDDEFIEPYWVSPPQLQALIANGQITDTKTCAIILRALCNGLIPTMDVECLKK
- a CDS encoding PaaI family thioesterase; this translates as MFSSPLARANQHLSLFGFLKVPMIGWCRPKILSIDDKHVTMRIPLGRRTKNHLNSMYFGALAVGADVAGGFLAMAMAEQRGVKISLAFKSVNADFHKRPEDDVVFTCFDGNKINQMISESIETGHRVNQPVTIVATCPSLHGDEPMATFELTLSVKKIDD
- a CDS encoding efflux RND transporter permease subunit, whose product is MKQGVAGYFIQNKVISWMITLIFLIGGTLAFLGLGRLEDPAFTIKDAMVVTSYPGATPQQVEEEVTYPLEKAVQQLTYVDEVRSISSRGLSQITVKMKPKYRSDDLPQIWDELRRKVHDARGALPPGVNPPQVKDDFGDVFGIMLAVTGEGYGYSELKDYVDFLRRELELVDGVGKVQVSGTQQEQVFIEVSIQRLSSLGIAPDTLFNLLATQNLVSNAGALRVGDEYIRIHPTGEFSSVDELGNLILTEAGSQGLIYLRDVAEVKRGYQEVPRQIISYNGKQALQVGISFADGVNVVEVGDKVDKRLAALNSDQPVGINVHHVYNQPNEVDTSVSGFVSSLGQAVAIVIIVLLFFMGLRSGLLIGLVLLLTVLGTFVFMYYFEINLQRVSLGALVIALGMLVDNAIVVVEGILVGLKRGRTRLQAAHDIVTQTKWPLLGATVIAVTAFAPIGLSEDATGEYCGTLFTVLLISLLLSWFTAITLTPFFASVFFKETPLDEGDEGSDPYNGILFVVYKRFLTACMHHAYITLLVMVVALGASIYGFGHLKQSFFPDSTTPMFMVDIWLPEGTDIRATQGTLDEVSSWLSKQQGVNYVSTSAGQGSQRFMLTYSPEKTYAAYGELIVRVDQYEHVKPTMGMVREHVRSQYPDAQLKLKPISLGPATGSKIEARIFGSDPTKLRAIAKQVEARLHQDPDAVNIRHDWRNRTKVLEPAFNESQARRYGITKKDVDELLTMTFSGKRIGVYRDGTNLMPIVARLPDEERVNINTLEGMKIWSPVLKDYIPLQQVILDYDMRWEDPIIMRKNRKRMLTVLADPDPLRETTAATLLSRVRADIESIPLPEGYSIEWGGEHESSQEAKEGLFSIMPLGYLFMFLVTILLFNSVKESLIIWLTVPLAVVGVTTGLLLLDTPFGFMALLGFLSLSGMLLKNGIVLIDQINIEVASGKQRYQAVVDAAVSRVRPVCMTAITTILGMLPLLPDVFFRPMAVTIMFGLGFATVLTLIVVPVLYRIFYQIRYHPE
- a CDS encoding efflux RND transporter periplasmic adaptor subunit is translated as MRAIHGLIGVLAVGALFGCQPETESQPAPLPVVSTFTVSQQPLNERISFPAVAAAADKATLAFRVPGEIQAINVKAGDRVTQGQVLARLEPTDYRLAVENASARFDVADAQYRRSAPLVEKGMLAQSQFDELKAQREIAQAELALANLRLSYVALRAPADGVISKLNVEPFETIAPGQGIMNIHDASRADIRVQVPDVLFTQNTGASAEEVQARLKPNVLTQQGQSYPATIDEYTAEPDPSSGAFVVTLTMPMPQQQFILDGMPVQVSIAREGLQLTRTGLSVPIEAVFNQDGDPLDRAHSYVWIYDSRTQTVAKRRVTMGRIHGQRLEITHGVSKGDRIVVGGTNHLSEGQKVTLASKEENAS
- a CDS encoding efflux RND transporter periplasmic adaptor subunit, translated to MIMRFVLSGCLALSLAGCGEPKVSAPSETPPRPAKLLAVVTNEDGLARQFPAQVEADDKALLSFRVSGVIESMPIKAGMDVAKGQVLAALDSQQYQLQLDKARAQYQLAQVQFNRAERLHNNKVIAEQRFDEARSALSEAAAGLEQAQTNLNYTQLKAPYAGTVSLRMKEENEFAQAQAPVLHIQSKDIINVSFQLPERYFHYFAQHADNLVPSVSFDTHPSRQFPAQFKEIDTEADPKTASYHVTVSLNRPDAINVLPGMAAKVHATIPTKSQTQVPQSAVLETNEGTAVWRVGDNGEVKLTPVTLREGKVISGLENGEVIVATGVSALKEGDRVKAWVKERGL